A window from Candidatus Krumholzibacteriota bacterium encodes these proteins:
- a CDS encoding ATP-binding protein codes for MKKRCDRDMFEEIARKNKLRELTNAINIRMIELVAIFCIVYLARELAGFTYRTDLVVFLFMGAALLNFIVAGLEGFILEESEKGINLLNWLAIVVDLATVLSLVYLTGSAWSPFLFLVILPLFFSSRLIPSISTGIILTLVTVTVIGALSLLEISGSIPHFSCYQGDYSSIMNEHFLIGTLLALAGFMGLMIFLFNTYHEKFRVYFRNVEKKIEQSRKRILELTRLYDISLGINSVISLETLMKMVCKETTLLLRRPWAGAVLFTEKHEVFKYIELDVKDARSVKQTPEMKEDPLIKEVVKLKEGLVINSIKDHPSGSASKLLKGNKLKSLLAIPVISNDISLAIIMVGDVTEEAFTEEDLKLLTILSGQVAGAIEKSKLHEVMNRRIDKLETENENLESSNKLKMGYISHLSHELKTPLTSIKAYVESLIEHAADSDFKEREEFLGVISNETERLIRMVNKVLDVSKIKFGRKALKRKVFHLKELIQNVESSMQPYFKDKDLGLIVNISDEIPWVDGDEDLIKQVFINLIGNAIKFSPAKGKIYIEAAEDAVSIKVTVRDEGKGISKDKLKNVFKRFYQAHTGFNEGVGLGLAIVKNIVEQHGGYIKVTSEVGEGTEFIFTLPKEHNFNNLLGFLIDATDSRNEINEMFELSVRVVAEVLSAKIVSIMILDEERKELFIKDAYGLNSEIVRNARVKVGSSVAGKVAESGKPLLIENIEEVGITDSNRKSQYETKSLISVPLVIGSTILGVINVNNKLSGKSFNEDDLDLLKSLSMRISKVIERMRMSQDFNAFLKETIHSLRSLLEIFERDKSGLRKESVNWTVKIAKKLDLERKEIRVIQFVSSVHDIGMSCVSEDILNKTLSLSSKDINKIRSHPQRGTDLLRPFEFVEKVSKIVLFHHEHFDGKGYPMGLKGDQIPIGSRILAVIDAFVAMVSKKPYRDEMTVVEAVEELVKNAGTQFDAAIVSAFIDVLMDEGHMEVEEYLNITDRMKAKLSNRILH; via the coding sequence ATGAAAAAACGGTGTGATAGAGATATGTTTGAGGAAATTGCAAGAAAAAACAAATTACGGGAACTGACGAACGCGATAAACATCAGAATGATAGAGCTGGTGGCGATTTTCTGCATAGTATACCTTGCCAGAGAATTAGCGGGGTTTACTTACAGAACAGATCTTGTCGTGTTTTTGTTTATGGGGGCCGCTTTACTTAATTTTATTGTTGCCGGGCTTGAAGGTTTCATTTTAGAAGAAAGTGAAAAAGGGATCAATCTTCTAAATTGGCTGGCAATAGTGGTGGATCTGGCGACTGTACTCTCTCTCGTATATCTGACCGGTTCTGCGTGGAGTCCGTTTTTGTTTTTAGTAATTCTGCCGTTGTTCTTTTCCAGCAGACTTATCCCTTCCATCTCCACGGGGATCATTCTTACATTAGTAACAGTTACTGTTATAGGAGCGCTCAGCCTTCTTGAAATAAGCGGTTCAATTCCTCATTTTTCCTGTTATCAGGGCGATTATTCTTCAATTATGAACGAACACTTTCTAATCGGCACTTTGCTGGCTCTAGCCGGATTCATGGGGCTTATGATTTTTCTTTTCAACACGTATCATGAGAAATTCAGAGTCTATTTCCGGAACGTTGAAAAGAAAATAGAGCAATCCAGGAAGAGAATACTCGAATTAACGAGGTTATATGATATAAGCTTGGGAATAAATTCGGTGATAAGCCTTGAAACATTGATGAAAATGGTTTGCAAGGAAACAACACTTCTCCTGAGAAGGCCGTGGGCCGGAGCTGTTTTATTTACTGAAAAACATGAAGTATTCAAATATATTGAACTCGACGTAAAAGATGCCAGAAGCGTAAAACAAACCCCTGAAATGAAAGAGGATCCTTTAATTAAAGAAGTAGTTAAGTTGAAGGAAGGTCTTGTGATTAACAGTATTAAAGATCATCCTTCAGGTTCAGCGTCAAAACTGCTTAAGGGGAATAAACTCAAATCTCTACTGGCTATACCTGTTATTTCAAATGATATCAGCCTGGCGATAATAATGGTTGGTGATGTAACCGAGGAAGCCTTTACGGAAGAAGACTTGAAGCTTCTTACAATTCTAAGCGGTCAGGTTGCCGGAGCTATTGAGAAAAGCAAATTACACGAAGTTATGAACAGACGGATAGATAAACTTGAAACGGAAAATGAAAACCTCGAGAGCTCTAATAAATTGAAGATGGGATATATTTCACATCTTTCCCACGAGCTTAAGACTCCTTTGACGTCTATCAAAGCCTATGTTGAATCTCTGATAGAGCACGCCGCTGATTCTGATTTCAAAGAACGCGAAGAATTTCTGGGTGTTATTTCGAATGAGACGGAAAGACTCATCCGTATGGTTAATAAAGTTCTTGATGTTTCCAAGATAAAATTCGGGCGGAAGGCTCTGAAGAGAAAAGTTTTCCATTTAAAGGAATTGATTCAGAATGTGGAATCTTCCATGCAGCCGTATTTTAAGGATAAAGATCTCGGGCTGATTGTGAATATTTCAGACGAAATTCCTTGGGTTGACGGCGATGAAGACTTGATAAAGCAGGTGTTTATAAATCTGATAGGGAATGCCATAAAGTTCTCGCCCGCGAAAGGAAAAATATATATTGAAGCCGCAGAAGACGCCGTATCAATAAAGGTTACCGTCAGAGATGAAGGAAAAGGGATATCTAAAGATAAGTTAAAAAATGTTTTTAAACGATTCTATCAAGCTCATACCGGGTTTAACGAAGGTGTTGGGCTTGGCCTCGCAATAGTAAAGAATATTGTCGAGCAGCACGGCGGGTATATAAAAGTAACGAGCGAAGTCGGCGAAGGAACAGAATTTATTTTTACTCTTCCCAAGGAGCATAACTTTAATAATCTACTTGGTTTCCTTATAGACGCGACAGATTCCAGAAATGAAATAAACGAAATGTTCGAACTTTCAGTCCGTGTAGTAGCTGAGGTTCTTTCGGCGAAGATAGTATCCATTATGATTCTCGATGAGGAAAGAAAAGAATTGTTCATCAAAGATGCTTACGGACTGAATAGTGAGATAGTCAGAAACGCGAGAGTAAAAGTAGGCAGCAGTGTGGCCGGTAAAGTTGCTGAGAGCGGCAAACCGCTGCTTATTGAAAATATTGAAGAAGTCGGGATCACCGACTCAAACAGAAAATCTCAATACGAGACAAAATCCCTTATAAGTGTTCCTCTTGTGATCGGCTCGACTATTCTGGGTGTAATAAATGTGAATAATAAGTTATCGGGCAAATCTTTTAATGAAGATGACCTGGATTTACTTAAAAGCCTAAGCATGAGAATTTCAAAAGTCATAGAAAGAATGAGAATGTCACAGGACTTTAACGCTTTTCTTAAAGAGACGATACATTCGCTGCGCTCTTTGCTGGAAATATTTGAGAGGGATAAATCAGGTTTAAGGAAAGAATCCGTTAATTGGACCGTTAAAATTGCCAAGAAGCTCGATCTGGAAAGAAAAGAGATTAGAGTAATTCAATTTGTCTCCAGCGTGCATGATATCGGCATGTCATGTGTCAGTGAAGACATCCTTAATAAAACATTATCTCTTTCGTCAAAAGATATAAACAAGATAAGAAGTCATCCCCAAAGGGGAACTGACCTGCTCAGACCCTTTGAATTTGTGGAAAAAGTAAGTAAGATTGTTCTCTTTCATCATGAACATTTTGACGGCAAAGGTTATCCGATGGGTCTTAAGGGGGATCAGATACCGATAGGCTCAAGGATATTAGCTGTTATTGACGCGTTTGTCGCTATGGTAAGCAAAAAGCCTTACAGGGATGAGATGACAGTGGTAGAAGCTGTCGAGGAGTTGGTAAAAAATGCGGGCACTCAGTTTGACGCGGCAATTGTCAGCGCGTTTATAGATGTTCTGATGGATGAAGGACATATGGAAGTAGAAGAGTATTTGAATATAACTGACAGAATGAAAGCCAAATTAAGTAATAGAATTCTTCATTGA
- a CDS encoding HAMP domain-containing sensor histidine kinase: MTIINKEEMPQSSTSPELEEKLKTLQKKIDNYKVRFNSALSVVGSEFVRPLTSIKGYLGLLESSFPKMGSKEKRYFRKTEEAVNGLESLVEMYIRMLSIKQSGQLIGEMKKVRFSDLVDQVLGKYCENPGKIVNEVDKNIPPVKLRKKYLEVALGNLFSNAEKFGGSSTPPGVTAGLSGDDKTDQNEKLLIINVYDYGAGIPQDMKEKVFLPFFRVDPSDSKCGLGLGLSMAADAVSFINGKIDLQSVPGVGTTVVVSVPVLVSDTPAHEKTV, encoded by the coding sequence ATGACAATTATAAATAAAGAAGAGATGCCCCAATCTTCAACTTCACCGGAGTTAGAGGAAAAGCTGAAAACTCTTCAAAAAAAGATAGATAATTACAAAGTTAGATTCAATTCCGCTCTTTCGGTGGTAGGCAGTGAATTTGTCAGGCCTCTGACTTCGATAAAAGGGTATCTGGGGCTTCTCGAATCGAGTTTTCCGAAAATGGGAAGTAAGGAAAAAAGATATTTTCGTAAAACAGAGGAAGCCGTAAATGGTCTGGAGTCTCTAGTCGAGATGTACATTCGAATGCTCAGCATTAAACAATCCGGGCAGCTAATTGGTGAGATGAAGAAAGTCAGATTCAGCGATTTGGTGGATCAGGTACTCGGCAAGTATTGTGAGAATCCCGGGAAAATTGTAAATGAAGTAGACAAGAATATTCCCCCGGTAAAATTGAGAAAAAAATATCTTGAGGTCGCGCTGGGCAATCTCTTTTCAAATGCTGAAAAATTCGGAGGAAGTTCTACGCCTCCGGGAGTAACGGCCGGACTTTCCGGTGATGACAAAACGGATCAAAATGAAAAACTTCTTATAATAAATGTTTATGATTACGGCGCGGGAATTCCTCAAGACATGAAAGAGAAGGTTTTTCTTCCCTTCTTTCGTGTTGACCCATCAGATAGTAAATGCGGGTTGGGTTTGGGGCTTTCCATGGCGGCGGATGCCGTTTCGTTTATCAACGGCAAAATAGATCTGCAAAGTGTTCCGGGAGTTGGCACAACTGTGGTCGTCTCTGTGCCGGTGCTGGTTTCGGATACTCCGGCACATGAAAAAACGGTGTGA
- a CDS encoding response regulator has protein sequence MEYTDRKTPEILVVDDEEHIRRILKFQLERNGYRVICAENGRKALREARGRIPDLIILDLMMPLMDGFEVCAKLKEEIRTSQIPVIMLTAKSEMPDKIQGLKNGANDYLIKPYSNDELLLRVNNVLDWGQKQKDANPLTGFSGNKVIRQKLESLIGKSEAFAFLYVDIDNFKAYNDYYGYQRGDETILLLADIINESVYSAGNKKDFIGHIGGDDFVVITSVSRAEIIARRIIDEFGNKISVLMDEEDIAKGYLEIRDRTGEISKVPLMSLTIAFVANNNGRLKHYAHVSDITSELKKFGKNMDGSVLVRERRKSNAGKSEIER, from the coding sequence ATGGAATATACAGATAGAAAAACGCCTGAAATATTAGTAGTAGATGATGAAGAACATATACGCAGGATTCTAAAGTTTCAGCTTGAAAGAAACGGATACAGAGTCATATGCGCGGAAAACGGCAGAAAGGCTTTGCGCGAGGCACGCGGAAGAATACCCGATCTTATTATTCTTGACCTTATGATGCCTTTAATGGACGGATTTGAAGTGTGCGCGAAGCTGAAAGAAGAAATCAGAACCAGTCAGATTCCCGTGATAATGCTGACTGCTAAAAGCGAGATGCCCGATAAGATTCAGGGACTTAAAAATGGAGCGAATGATTACCTGATAAAACCTTACTCAAATGACGAACTCCTGCTCAGAGTGAATAATGTTCTTGACTGGGGGCAAAAGCAAAAAGACGCGAATCCGCTTACGGGGTTTTCGGGCAATAAGGTCATCAGGCAGAAATTAGAGAGTTTAATAGGAAAATCGGAGGCCTTCGCCTTCTTGTATGTGGATATTGATAACTTCAAGGCATACAACGACTATTACGGTTACCAGAGAGGGGATGAAACGATTCTCTTACTTGCTGATATCATAAACGAATCGGTTTATTCAGCGGGAAACAAAAAGGATTTTATCGGTCATATAGGGGGGGACGATTTTGTGGTAATTACATCAGTAAGCAGGGCTGAGATTATCGCGAGACGCATCATTGACGAGTTTGGCAATAAAATTTCCGTGCTTATGGATGAAGAGGATATCGCCAAGGGGTATCTGGAAATACGGGACAGGACGGGAGAAATAAGCAAAGTGCCCCTTATGTCTCTGACAATCGCGTTTGTAGCGAATAATAATGGACGTTTGAAACACTACGCGCACGTAAGTGATATAACATCTGAACTTAAGAAATTCGGCAAGAATATGGACGGAAGCGTCTTAGTAAGAGAGAGGCGTAAGAGCAATGCCGGAAAAAGTGAGATAGAAAGGTGA
- a CDS encoding ATP-binding protein: MLGAGIEEIFTGYSGSVTYLAVFLLMSVTAVAVGFDAGNKSKSWKVLSGLVFIFFSRWIFISPLLGSGSFLPIASFAAGQAGLYILLASFLKPAEGKFRIGWNKNILSAGLVGGVFLAVLSFSLSWIGFSFSNLILLTWAFASLGFWAALLKELKKEDSSNAALWSTVAAMFCMAALVEGLSLAGLIPKGMLGRQFIFLSDIGGLAILAVSSAGSSMVRREKVVENRVYEKFLRLREKTLLNPKDSENYQEIAESVYEESGADFVLLRTQKYKDDHFYLRGCAGEAVPPETGISHPKDKYTEYFDDRFKEGGGYKFNRGILGGDSSVFVPGSITWKKDNIFIYPIVEGTSNAGSFIIGFFDETVNADQIFLSLCSGLAAQLIREETLKENCYRKEAELSKCKDELENANQLKTNFMSIVSHELRTPLTSIKAYAETIIENIVSIKRDTIKDFLSVMTEENNRVIDLVDNILDYSTMESGQLKRKKGKCDINNIIQDVYNNLEDEISSAGINCNLHLPKSHVVMKADREMIYQLIDNLMKNALKFTPDKGEISISLDEEASAVRIVVQDTGKGIPEQQLEKVFERFYQVDNSNTREYGGSGLGLAICKDIVKWHEGRIWVENLKRAGAKFIVLLPVRDDIIIRRRNSSEVFGTTGHQREKFLSLLVEMMAGFLQARKASIMKLDKDENVLRVVAAKGMDPEFVQNTKVKVGERIAGRVFQEGRAIYIRNIEENANYKRSNNSAYYGTNSFISVPLKENGKVTGVLNVSDHVEGRRFSGPEKEVLEVLSGIISAMLSKLEAYEVISTNFADLKEAMRSILNFRESIGSKNLSLYSRLAVQTGKRLNIEESSLAALYLGMNLYDVGMMKIEGYIRGKRESLSAEEWEKLKKHTDIGYLLLSPMALDERVMKMVRNHHESYDGTGYPDGIKSTEADMGTRIITVIDSFRALVTHGPYRRGYSLDEAAEEISANAGKKFDPEIVNAFLEVLDELRGFEEIEDLEDYFYSPEFSRKIDNINEETEKVEEEV; this comes from the coding sequence TTGCTTGGAGCAGGAATAGAAGAAATATTCACGGGGTATTCGGGATCGGTAACATACCTTGCTGTTTTTCTGCTTATGTCTGTAACGGCAGTGGCGGTGGGTTTTGACGCGGGGAATAAATCGAAGAGCTGGAAGGTCTTGTCCGGCCTTGTTTTTATCTTCTTTTCGAGATGGATATTTATTAGTCCCCTTTTGGGAAGCGGATCTTTTCTGCCGATTGCTTCTTTTGCCGCCGGGCAGGCGGGACTCTATATTTTATTGGCATCTTTCCTTAAGCCCGCCGAGGGAAAATTCAGAATCGGGTGGAACAAAAATATTCTTTCAGCCGGGTTGGTCGGCGGTGTGTTTTTGGCGGTTCTCAGTTTCTCGTTGTCATGGATCGGCTTTTCCTTTTCAAATCTTATATTGCTAACCTGGGCCTTCGCGTCACTTGGTTTCTGGGCGGCGCTTCTAAAGGAATTAAAGAAAGAGGATTCTTCAAACGCTGCTTTGTGGAGTACTGTAGCGGCTATGTTCTGTATGGCCGCGTTAGTTGAAGGTTTATCTCTCGCGGGATTAATCCCAAAAGGAATGTTGGGCAGACAATTTATTTTTCTTTCTGATATAGGCGGGCTCGCGATTCTTGCCGTCTCTTCAGCCGGCAGTTCAATGGTACGCCGGGAGAAAGTTGTTGAAAACCGGGTGTATGAAAAATTTCTCAGGCTGCGGGAAAAAACCCTGCTGAACCCGAAAGATTCCGAAAACTACCAGGAGATTGCCGAATCGGTTTATGAAGAATCCGGAGCGGATTTTGTGTTATTAAGAACTCAGAAATACAAAGATGATCATTTTTATCTAAGAGGATGCGCCGGAGAGGCTGTCCCGCCGGAGACCGGCATTTCCCATCCTAAAGATAAATATACTGAATATTTCGATGATAGATTTAAAGAGGGAGGCGGATATAAATTCAACCGCGGCATCCTCGGGGGTGACAGCAGCGTCTTTGTTCCCGGATCGATTACGTGGAAGAAAGATAACATCTTCATATATCCGATAGTGGAGGGAACCAGTAATGCGGGATCGTTTATAATAGGTTTTTTCGACGAGACAGTCAATGCCGATCAGATTTTTCTAAGTTTATGCTCAGGGCTGGCCGCTCAATTGATTCGCGAAGAAACACTCAAGGAAAACTGTTACAGGAAAGAAGCCGAACTGTCAAAGTGTAAAGATGAACTTGAAAACGCCAATCAATTAAAAACTAATTTCATGTCGATAGTATCACATGAACTCAGGACTCCTCTTACTTCGATAAAGGCATACGCCGAAACTATTATTGAAAATATCGTTTCCATAAAGAGAGATACAATAAAGGATTTTCTGAGCGTGATGACAGAGGAGAATAACAGGGTAATTGATCTTGTCGATAATATTCTTGATTATTCAACGATGGAAAGCGGACAGCTGAAGCGCAAAAAAGGAAAGTGCGATATTAATAATATTATCCAGGACGTTTATAATAATCTTGAAGACGAAATATCTTCCGCTGGAATTAACTGCAATCTTCATTTACCGAAATCGCATGTTGTAATGAAGGCTGACAGGGAAATGATATATCAACTGATTGATAATCTTATGAAAAACGCCTTGAAATTTACCCCGGATAAGGGAGAAATATCAATCTCCCTCGACGAGGAAGCTTCCGCGGTCAGAATAGTAGTTCAGGATACGGGGAAGGGAATCCCGGAACAGCAGCTGGAAAAGGTCTTTGAAAGATTCTACCAGGTTGATAACAGCAATACCAGAGAATACGGCGGATCCGGATTGGGTCTTGCTATATGCAAAGATATTGTTAAATGGCATGAGGGACGGATTTGGGTTGAAAACTTAAAGCGCGCGGGAGCTAAATTTATTGTATTGCTTCCCGTGCGGGATGATATAATAATTCGTAGACGCAATAGCTCAGAGGTTTTTGGAACGACGGGACATCAGAGGGAAAAATTCTTATCCCTTCTTGTGGAGATGATGGCCGGTTTTCTGCAGGCGAGAAAGGCCTCAATTATGAAGCTGGATAAAGATGAAAACGTCCTCAGGGTTGTCGCGGCTAAGGGAATGGATCCTGAATTTGTTCAGAATACTAAGGTTAAGGTTGGTGAAAGAATAGCGGGGCGTGTTTTTCAGGAGGGAAGGGCTATATATATCAGAAATATAGAAGAGAACGCCAATTATAAACGTTCTAATAATTCTGCTTATTACGGCACAAATTCCTTTATTTCAGTTCCATTAAAGGAAAACGGGAAAGTGACGGGAGTACTCAATGTAAGCGACCATGTTGAGGGAAGAAGGTTTTCCGGTCCTGAAAAAGAGGTTTTGGAGGTATTGAGCGGGATAATAAGCGCGATGCTGAGCAAACTTGAAGCGTATGAAGTTATTTCCACAAACTTTGCCGATTTAAAAGAGGCGATGAGGAGTATTCTCAATTTCAGAGAAAGTATTGGAAGCAAAAACCTGTCTTTGTATTCCAGGCTGGCCGTCCAGACGGGAAAGCGCCTTAATATAGAAGAAAGCAGCCTGGCGGCTCTTTATCTCGGGATGAATCTCTATGATGTCGGGATGATGAAAATAGAGGGATATATAAGGGGTAAAAGGGAGAGTCTCTCGGCAGAAGAGTGGGAAAAACTGAAGAAACATACCGATATCGGTTATTTGCTTCTTTCCCCTATGGCGCTTGACGAGAGAGTAATGAAGATGGTACGTAATCATCATGAAAGTTATGACGGAACGGGATATCCTGATGGTATCAAATCTACTGAAGCTGATATGGGAACAAGAATAATAACTGTAATAGATTCTTTCAGGGCCCTTGTTACTCACGGCCCCTACAGACGCGGCTATTCTCTGGATGAAGCGGCTGAGGAGATTTCCGCCAACGCCGGGAAGAAATTCGACCCCGAGATAGTAAATGCTTTCCTGGAAGTGCTGGATGAATTAAGAGGATTTGAAGAAATTGAAGACCTGGAAGACTACTTTTATTCACCTGAATTCAGCAGGAAAATCGATAACATTAATGAAGAAACAGAAAAAGTGGAGGAGGAAGTATGA
- the priA gene encoding primosomal protein N' yields MEAEDLKKKYVNVVLPVPVKRVFTYRVPPEMAELVNPGCRVKVKFGRRGLTGYILSFCGKPRGNFRIRELSALVDKTPLINEELLDLAGWMADYYLHPIGEILKVMLPAGITGKQRFSPEEISQRSFPREINSPKLNDEQEKAFEVVTEGMKEGKHLSVMLHGVTGSGKTEVYMRCIEEAFNYGKRAILLIPEIALIPQITVRFKRRFGDRVAVLHSRLTGAQRYAIWKKASTGELDIVIGPRSAVFVPMKDLGIFVVDEEQDASYKQQEKPHYNAVDVAFYRARNENAVLLMGSATPSLPRYFQFKNSGDYYFQLRTRPTGGEMPPVEIVDMRGSRQVFSDKLLDLIAKSHAAGEQSILLLNRRGHANFVQCRKCGWIDTCPNCSISLTYHTRGAGLICHYCGYRDDYPEKCPACGSYKISHAGVGTQRVEVELSNIMPGLRIARMDFDTTSKRDGHSEILERFARGDADLLLGTQMVAKGHHYPNVTTVGILSADSGLNFPDFMAAERTFQLLSQAAGRTGRGEKGGGVLVQTYAPEHYLFNYLIDHDFDGFAETELSLRRELNYPPETDLLLFTVMSTSEDRARTASDKIYETLSDLDLERELSFLGPTPARIARLRGKYRYHILIKGTFDSKSKRILIDTAVKGVSNFKKTEIRWDVDPVTFF; encoded by the coding sequence ATGGAAGCTGAAGATCTTAAAAAAAAATATGTCAACGTTGTTTTGCCGGTTCCCGTAAAAAGGGTTTTTACTTACAGAGTTCCGCCGGAAATGGCGGAATTGGTCAATCCCGGCTGCAGGGTTAAGGTGAAGTTTGGAAGAAGGGGGCTGACGGGCTATATTCTTTCATTCTGCGGTAAACCCCGGGGAAATTTCAGAATACGGGAGCTTTCAGCCCTCGTTGACAAAACTCCTTTGATAAATGAAGAGTTGCTTGATTTAGCGGGGTGGATGGCTGATTATTATCTTCATCCGATAGGTGAAATTCTAAAAGTAATGCTTCCCGCGGGGATTACAGGTAAACAGCGGTTCAGCCCGGAAGAAATTTCACAAAGAAGTTTCCCCCGGGAAATAAACTCTCCAAAACTTAATGATGAACAGGAAAAAGCCTTTGAGGTTGTAACAGAAGGGATGAAAGAGGGGAAGCATCTGAGTGTTATGCTGCATGGGGTTACGGGAAGCGGCAAAACAGAGGTGTATATGCGGTGTATTGAGGAGGCGTTTAATTACGGAAAAAGAGCAATACTGTTAATACCGGAAATCGCTTTGATCCCTCAGATTACAGTACGGTTTAAAAGACGCTTCGGAGATAGAGTGGCTGTACTGCACAGCAGGCTGACGGGCGCTCAAAGATACGCGATATGGAAAAAGGCTTCCACGGGGGAGCTTGATATTGTGATAGGCCCCAGGTCAGCCGTCTTTGTTCCTATGAAAGACCTTGGAATATTTGTAGTTGACGAGGAGCAGGACGCATCTTATAAACAGCAGGAAAAGCCCCACTACAACGCTGTTGACGTCGCGTTCTACAGGGCTCGAAATGAAAACGCGGTTTTGCTGATGGGTTCAGCTACCCCGTCTCTTCCAAGATACTTTCAATTCAAGAATTCCGGAGATTACTATTTCCAGCTGCGGACCAGGCCGACGGGGGGCGAGATGCCGCCTGTAGAAATAGTCGATATGCGCGGGAGCAGGCAGGTTTTTTCAGATAAACTGCTTGATCTTATCGCGAAAAGTCACGCGGCCGGAGAACAGTCTATTCTGTTGCTTAACAGGCGCGGACACGCGAATTTTGTTCAATGTCGAAAATGCGGGTGGATAGACACCTGCCCTAATTGTTCTATTTCACTGACATATCACACGCGCGGGGCTGGTTTGATCTGTCATTATTGCGGATATAGAGATGATTATCCGGAGAAATGTCCGGCTTGCGGGTCATATAAGATATCTCATGCCGGTGTCGGTACTCAGCGAGTGGAGGTGGAATTATCAAATATTATGCCGGGATTGAGGATTGCCAGAATGGATTTTGACACGACATCCAAACGGGATGGTCACAGCGAAATACTGGAAAGATTTGCCAGGGGAGATGCCGACTTGCTTCTGGGCACTCAAATGGTCGCGAAGGGACACCATTATCCGAATGTTACAACCGTGGGGATTCTGTCGGCTGACTCCGGACTTAATTTCCCGGATTTTATGGCGGCCGAAAGAACATTTCAGTTACTTTCTCAGGCGGCGGGCAGGACTGGAAGGGGAGAGAAGGGGGGGGGAGTCCTGGTTCAGACTTACGCTCCCGAGCATTATCTTTTCAATTATCTAATAGATCATGATTTTGACGGTTTTGCGGAAACTGAACTTTCTTTGAGGAGGGAGCTGAATTATCCTCCTGAAACAGACCTGCTATTATTTACTGTAATGTCAACTTCTGAAGATAGAGCGCGAACCGCCTCAGACAAAATCTATGAGACGCTAAGTGATCTTGATTTGGAAAGAGAACTTTCTTTTCTCGGCCCGACGCCCGCCCGGATTGCAAGGTTAAGAGGCAAATACAGGTACCATATTCTGATTAAGGGTACCTTTGATTCGAAGTCGAAGAGAATCTTGATAGATACGGCCGTAAAAGGTGTGTCAAATTTCAAGAAGACGGAGATTCGTTGGGATGTTGACCCTGTAACTTTTTTCTAA
- a CDS encoding response regulator, giving the protein MTERKVLVVDDEANITQILEFSIEAEGYEVVSASNGEEAIEKARKEQPNLIILDIMMPKVDGYEACRALKSDPLTKKIPVILLTAKGREIDKRLGYEVGATDYIVKPFSPSKLIEKVNEYLYTRK; this is encoded by the coding sequence ATGACTGAAAGAAAAGTTCTTGTGGTTGATGATGAAGCAAATATTACTCAGATACTGGAATTCAGTATTGAGGCGGAAGGATATGAGGTGGTATCCGCCTCTAATGGAGAAGAAGCTATAGAGAAAGCTCGGAAAGAACAGCCTAATTTGATAATACTTGATATAATGATGCCCAAAGTTGACGGGTATGAGGCATGCCGCGCTCTCAAATCTGATCCGTTGACAAAGAAAATCCCTGTTATTTTACTGACAGCAAAGGGTAGAGAAATAGATAAGAGGCTCGGTTATGAAGTTGGAGCTACAGATTATATTGTAAAACCCTTCAGTCCGAGCAAGCTTATAGAAAAAGTGAATGAATACCTTTACACCAGAAAATAA